A window from Patescibacteria group bacterium encodes these proteins:
- a CDS encoding DUF475 domain-containing protein has product MNLWSIALTVIGLCLFETISSIDNAIINAEVLGTMQPKYRRWFLIWGILFAVFAIRGLLPWLIIWLATPGLGPWEAVTATFSNDPRVLTAVESAAPILLSGGGTFLVFLFFHWLFLEDKHFGLKGEKFFFSIGIWFYAVVSILLSAIVWLALQETPMMAFGAVLGSTAFFITHGFKQNAEQAERKMLTTGLSDISKIFYLEVIDATFSIDGVLGAFAFTLSVPLILLGNGLGAIVVRQLTIGNIDRIKKYIFVKNGAMYSILFLGIIMLLDSFGFEVPSFVSPVITFGVVGFFFLKSQHALKASGGKIPSK; this is encoded by the coding sequence ATGAACCTTTGGTCAATCGCTCTCACCGTCATCGGGCTCTGCCTTTTTGAGACTATCTCTTCGATTGATAATGCAATCATCAACGCCGAAGTCCTCGGCACGATGCAGCCGAAGTACCGGCGTTGGTTTTTGATCTGGGGAATTTTGTTCGCTGTTTTTGCCATACGCGGTTTGCTGCCTTGGCTGATTATTTGGCTGGCTACTCCCGGACTCGGGCCCTGGGAAGCGGTGACCGCGACTTTCAGCAATGATCCGCGCGTGCTGACGGCAGTCGAATCAGCTGCGCCGATTTTGCTTTCGGGCGGCGGAACATTTTTGGTTTTCCTATTTTTTCACTGGCTATTCCTGGAGGACAAACACTTCGGACTGAAAGGTGAAAAATTCTTTTTCTCGATTGGCATTTGGTTTTACGCCGTGGTTTCGATTCTACTGTCAGCCATCGTCTGGCTCGCACTCCAAGAAACACCGATGATGGCTTTTGGCGCGGTGCTTGGTTCGACGGCTTTTTTCATCACGCACGGCTTCAAGCAAAATGCCGAACAAGCTGAACGCAAAATGCTCACGACCGGACTCTCCGACATTAGTAAAATTTTTTACCTCGAAGTCATCGACGCGACTTTCTCGATCGACGGCGTACTCGGGGCTTTCGCCTTCACGCTCTCGGTGCCACTCATCCTGCTCGGCAACGGTCTCGGTGCGATCGTCGTGCGCCAGCTCACGATTGGCAATATCGACAGAATCAAAAAATATATTTTCGTGAAAAACGGCGCGATGTATTCGATTCTCTTTCTGGGAATAATTATGTTGCTCGATAGTTTCGGCTTCGAGGTTCCGAGCTTCGTTTCTCCGGTCATCACTTTCGGCGTCGTCGGCTTTTTCTTTCTCAAATCGCAGCACGCGCTCAAAGCAAGTGGTGGCAAAATTCCCAGCAAATAA
- a CDS encoding YibE/F family protein: MRKIILTLALLIASAHFAMAVAADTSTDSASTVSPDSLEFAVGDVTKIQDKNATIRLTDGREISVEVTDEFTTTPNQVPIVGERFVLGKFDLGGTMTWQIYDHYRLAALLIIFAIFVVILIAVGGWRGVTALVGLAASIGAIIFGIVPALAAGYPPLLVALIGGSLIAAVTIFLAHGFNFRSLLAFFATIFTLGIAAIFAVFFTNFAALFGTGTEETFYLSGVLFGKLDLRGLLLAGILLGALGVLDDITVAEITTADELIQANPNLSRREIFRSSLRVGREHIASMVNTLALAYVGVALPFILLFAVDGNQPLWALLNSEFAAEEIVRTLVGSLALVLAAPLACALGAFFLRRKKRAR, encoded by the coding sequence ATGCGAAAAATAATTCTCACGCTTGCGCTCTTGATTGCTTCAGCGCATTTCGCGATGGCGGTGGCGGCGGATACTTCGACAGATTCGGCTTCGACTGTGTCGCCAGACAGCCTCGAATTCGCCGTCGGTGATGTCACGAAAATTCAAGATAAAAATGCGACGATTCGACTGACTGACGGGCGCGAAATTTCAGTCGAGGTCACCGACGAATTCACGACGACGCCGAATCAAGTTCCCATCGTCGGCGAGAGATTCGTACTCGGTAAATTCGACCTCGGCGGCACGATGACTTGGCAAATTTATGATCATTATCGTCTTGCAGCTTTATTGATAATTTTCGCAATCTTCGTCGTGATTCTGATTGCAGTCGGCGGCTGGCGCGGCGTCACTGCGCTCGTCGGACTCGCGGCTTCGATTGGTGCGATTATTTTCGGCATCGTGCCCGCGCTTGCGGCGGGTTATCCTCCCCTCTTGGTTGCGTTGATCGGCGGCTCGCTGATTGCCGCGGTGACGATTTTTCTGGCGCACGGATTTAATTTCCGGTCGTTACTGGCTTTCTTCGCGACTATTTTCACACTCGGAATCGCGGCAATTTTCGCCGTTTTTTTCACCAACTTCGCCGCGCTTTTTGGCACCGGGACGGAGGAAACTTTTTATTTGTCGGGTGTACTTTTCGGCAAGCTCGATTTGCGCGGACTTTTGCTCGCCGGAATTTTACTCGGTGCGCTCGGCGTACTCGACGATATTACGGTCGCCGAAATCACGACCGCGGATGAATTAATCCAGGCAAATCCGAATCTTTCGCGCCGCGAAATTTTTCGGAGCAGTTTGCGCGTCGGTCGCGAGCACATCGCCTCGATGGTGAATACGCTCGCGCTCGCCTATGTCGGAGTCGCACTGCCCTTCATTTTGCTTTTCGCCGTCGATGGCAATCAGCCGCTCTGGGCGCTGCTGAATTCTGAATTTGCCGCCGAAGAAATCGTCCGCACCTTGGTCGGCTCGCTGGCACTCGTGCTGGCAGCACCGCTTGCCTGTGCGCTCGGAGCTTTCTTTCTCAGGAGGAAAAAGCGCGCTCGCTAG
- the nrdR gene encoding transcriptional regulator NrdR: protein MICQKCANPETSVIDSRETDGGNAIRRRRECEKCGFRFTTYERVDAPNCIVVKKDGTREPFSREKLEKSLWVACQKRPVRRDQVDLVLNAIEEELRGEKEVDSRKIGNLVMKALKQLDDVAYIRYASVYREFKDVASFQKELLRLRKF from the coding sequence ATGATTTGCCAAAAATGCGCCAATCCCGAGACGAGCGTGATCGATTCACGCGAGACTGACGGTGGCAACGCGATTCGGCGGAGGCGCGAATGCGAGAAATGTGGTTTTCGTTTCACGACTTACGAGCGCGTCGATGCGCCGAATTGTATCGTCGTGAAAAAGGATGGCACGCGCGAACCATTTTCCCGCGAAAAATTGGAAAAGAGCTTGTGGGTCGCCTGCCAGAAGCGCCCGGTGCGGCGCGACCAGGTTGATTTGGTTTTGAATGCGATCGAAGAGGAGCTGCGCGGCGAAAAAGAAGTCGATTCGCGCAAGATCGGCAATCTCGTGATGAAAGCGCTGAAACAGCTCGACGATGTCGCCTACATTCGCTACGCTTCGGTTTACCGCGAATTCAAAGATGTGGCGAGCTTCCAAAAAGAATTACTGCGCTTACGAAAATTTTAA